From Deferrisoma camini S3R1, the proteins below share one genomic window:
- a CDS encoding ferredoxin, translated as MKKVWIDDECIACGTCVDICPEVFELEGDVATVRADADLSLDDRITEAAETCPVEAIHCES; from the coding sequence ATGAAGAAGGTCTGGATCGACGACGAGTGCATCGCCTGCGGAACCTGTGTGGACATCTGCCCCGAGGTGTTCGAGCTCGAGGGCGACGTGGCCACGGTGCGCGCCGACGCCGACCTCTCCCTGGACGACCGGATCACGGAGGCGGCAGAGACGTGTCCGGTCGAGGCGATTCACTGCGAGTCCTGA
- a CDS encoding NAD-dependent deacylase, whose translation MSGRDPVAELTGLLRKARRPVALTGAGVSAESGVPTFRGPDGLWRRHRPEDLATPEAFARDPALVWEWYNWRRERIAPARPNPAHRWLAAYERANPGFLLITQNVDGLHRLAGSRRLVEVHGNLWVLRCTRCGREGEDRRVPLPVPPRCPECGGLLRPGVVWFGEPLPAEALTRSTEAVQEADLLLVIGTSAVVQPVASFPLLARGAVVVEINPAATPLTPSLDLSVRSAAGALFRRIPLPGPPPAGSGSPSPSHPGGTP comes from the coding sequence GTGAGCGGCCGGGATCCGGTGGCCGAGCTGACCGGCCTGCTCCGAAAAGCCCGGCGTCCCGTGGCCCTCACGGGCGCCGGCGTGTCCGCGGAGAGCGGGGTGCCCACGTTCCGGGGGCCGGACGGGCTGTGGAGGCGCCACCGGCCCGAGGACCTGGCCACGCCCGAGGCGTTCGCCCGCGACCCCGCCCTGGTGTGGGAGTGGTACAACTGGCGCAGGGAACGGATCGCCCCGGCCCGGCCCAACCCGGCCCATCGGTGGCTCGCCGCCTACGAACGGGCCAACCCCGGGTTCCTGCTGATCACCCAAAACGTGGACGGGCTGCACCGTCTGGCGGGAAGCCGCCGGCTGGTCGAGGTGCACGGCAACCTCTGGGTGCTCCGCTGCACCCGTTGCGGCCGGGAGGGCGAGGACCGGCGGGTGCCGTTGCCCGTGCCGCCCCGGTGCCCCGAGTGCGGCGGGCTGCTGAGGCCCGGGGTCGTGTGGTTTGGAGAGCCCCTGCCCGCCGAGGCCCTGACCCGGAGCACGGAGGCGGTGCAGGAGGCGGATCTCCTCCTCGTGATCGGCACCTCGGCCGTGGTCCAGCCGGTGGCCTCGTTTCCCCTGCTGGCCCGAGGGGCGGTGGTGGTCGAGATCAACCCGGCGGCCACCCCCCTCACCCCGTCCTTGGACCTGAGCGTACGTTCCGCCGCGGGGGCCCTGTTCCGACGGATTCCCCTGCCGGGGCCGCCCCCCGCGGGGAGCGGATCCCCTTCCCCCTCGCACCCCGGAGGAACCCCATGA
- a CDS encoding glycerol-3-phosphate dehydrogenase/oxidase yields MGTTRPYDIAVVGGGIVGAAAARDAVLRGLRVVLLERGDWASGTTGRAAGLIHSGLRFARDRKFHLALECLREREILHRIVPHLIRPLPVIVPAYRGGSLTLRRIRWGFRFYDWLSMGSADPVCQILSEREALRRAPVLDGKGLLGAGLFYDFHCALPSRLVLEHVLSARERGADCRNYHEVERIRPGQGSFRLEVREVQTGRRHVLEARAVINAAGAWADELGRRAGPGWAARIRILQGAHLWIDADLDTALWCESFPPCFAVPRDGHVVAGWHLRDLSDPAQAAHPDVEGLREWVGLARTRMPGLARDRSQLLLAEAGAWAVPRGQQDRAGDLPCRFEVIPSGGPPGFVTLAGGNLTLFRRLAEYGVDAACRHLGTAVPGTTDRTPLVGGGFGDQVVYRENLVECTENLPHIPREVVDHLVSLYGRKACDVIELGLAREDLRERLGPGCDDRKAQVVYAVRQEGARHLDDVLLRRLGTGLRPDRGLGVAEAASRLMARELGWDEPRRRQEQERFEELVWAQIRTAQEVWR; encoded by the coding sequence GTGGGAACCACGCGTCCCTATGACATCGCGGTGGTCGGGGGGGGGATCGTGGGCGCCGCGGCGGCCCGGGACGCGGTGCTGCGGGGGCTGCGGGTGGTGCTCCTCGAGCGGGGGGACTGGGCCTCGGGCACCACGGGCCGGGCTGCGGGCCTGATCCACAGCGGACTCCGGTTCGCCCGGGACCGGAAGTTCCACCTGGCACTGGAATGCCTCCGGGAACGGGAGATCCTCCACCGGATCGTGCCCCACCTCATCCGTCCCCTGCCGGTGATCGTGCCGGCCTATCGCGGGGGCTCCCTGACGCTGCGGCGGATCCGCTGGGGGTTTCGGTTCTACGACTGGCTCAGCATGGGGTCGGCCGACCCCGTCTGCCAGATCCTGTCCGAGCGCGAGGCGCTGCGTCGGGCGCCCGTGCTGGACGGCAAAGGCCTCCTGGGGGCGGGGCTGTTCTACGACTTCCACTGCGCCCTTCCGTCCCGGTTGGTTCTCGAGCACGTGCTCTCGGCCCGGGAACGGGGCGCGGACTGCCGGAACTACCACGAGGTGGAGCGGATTCGGCCGGGCCAGGGCTCGTTCCGCCTGGAGGTGCGCGAGGTCCAGACCGGCCGCCGGCACGTGCTGGAGGCCCGGGCGGTGATCAACGCGGCCGGCGCGTGGGCCGACGAGCTAGGGCGCCGGGCCGGCCCGGGCTGGGCGGCCCGGATCCGGATCCTGCAGGGGGCCCATCTGTGGATCGACGCGGATCTGGACACCGCCCTTTGGTGCGAGTCGTTCCCGCCGTGCTTCGCCGTACCCCGGGACGGCCACGTGGTGGCCGGGTGGCACCTGCGCGACCTCTCCGACCCGGCCCAGGCCGCCCATCCCGACGTGGAGGGGCTGAGGGAGTGGGTGGGCCTGGCCCGGACGCGCATGCCGGGCCTGGCCCGGGACCGTTCCCAGCTGCTCCTGGCCGAGGCCGGCGCCTGGGCCGTACCCCGGGGGCAACAGGACCGGGCCGGGGATCTGCCCTGCCGGTTCGAGGTGATCCCCTCGGGCGGGCCTCCGGGGTTCGTCACCCTGGCAGGCGGGAACCTGACCCTGTTTCGCCGGCTGGCGGAATACGGCGTGGATGCGGCCTGCCGGCACCTGGGCACCGCGGTCCCGGGAACCACGGACCGGACCCCCCTCGTCGGCGGCGGATTCGGTGACCAGGTCGTGTATCGGGAGAACCTGGTCGAGTGCACGGAGAACCTGCCCCACATCCCCCGGGAGGTGGTGGACCACCTGGTGAGCCTGTACGGCCGGAAGGCGTGCGACGTGATCGAGCTGGGCCTCGCCCGCGAGGATCTGCGCGAGCGTCTCGGCCCCGGATGCGACGACCGGAAGGCCCAGGTGGTCTACGCCGTACGTCAGGAAGGGGCCCGGCACCTGGACGACGTGCTGCTGCGACGGCTGGGCACGGGCCTGCGGCCCGACCGGGGGCTGGGGGTGGCCGAGGCGGCCTCCCGGCTCATGGCGCGGGAGCTGGGGTGGGACGAGCCCCGCCGCCGTCAGGAGCAGGAGCGGTTCGAGGAGCTGGTCTGGGCCCAGATCCGAACGGCCCAGGAGGTGTGGCGGTGA
- the thiF gene encoding sulfur carrier protein ThiS adenylyltransferase ThiF has translation MLRIRVNERSVEVPEGSRVGDLRDRFRPGADVLVRNGFPARAEEPVRPGDEIVLIRRGEVPSAEEMEALLVARHTPGVHDRVKRACVGIAGLGGLGSQVAVALARTGFGRLVLADFDVVEPSNLNRQQYFVDQIGLPKVEALAHNLRRINPYVDLELRPVRLTPANVPEVFRGCQVVVEAFDRADQKAMLVETVLARMPGTWIVAASGLAGYGPSDAIRTHRVAHRLFVVGDLESEARPGVGLMAPRVGVAAHAQANLVLRLVLGEEKASGGNHASL, from the coding sequence GTGCTTCGGATCAGGGTCAACGAGCGGTCGGTGGAGGTGCCCGAGGGCTCGCGGGTGGGCGACCTGCGTGACCGGTTCAGACCCGGGGCGGACGTGTTGGTGCGAAACGGGTTCCCGGCCCGGGCCGAGGAGCCGGTGCGGCCGGGGGACGAGATCGTCCTGATCCGTAGGGGCGAGGTCCCCTCAGCCGAGGAGATGGAGGCCCTGCTGGTGGCCCGCCACACCCCCGGCGTCCACGACCGGGTGAAGCGCGCCTGCGTGGGCATCGCCGGGTTGGGAGGCCTGGGAAGCCAGGTCGCCGTGGCCCTGGCGCGCACTGGGTTCGGCCGGCTGGTGCTGGCCGACTTCGACGTGGTCGAACCCAGCAACCTCAACCGGCAGCAGTACTTCGTGGACCAGATCGGCCTGCCCAAGGTGGAGGCCCTGGCCCACAACCTGCGCCGGATCAACCCTTACGTGGATCTGGAGCTCCGGCCGGTTCGGCTGACCCCGGCCAACGTGCCGGAGGTGTTCCGGGGCTGCCAGGTGGTGGTCGAGGCCTTCGATCGAGCCGACCAGAAGGCCATGTTGGTCGAGACCGTGCTGGCCCGGATGCCGGGCACCTGGATCGTGGCGGCCTCGGGGCTCGCAGGGTACGGCCCCAGCGACGCGATCCGCACCCACCGGGTGGCCCACCGCCTGTTCGTGGTGGGGGACCTGGAGTCCGAGGCCCGCCCCGGGGTGGGGCTCATGGCCCCACGGGTGGGGGTGGCGGCCCATGCCCAGGCGAACCTGGTCCTGCGTCTGGTGCTCGGAGAGGAGAAGGCGTCGGGTGGGAACCACGCGTCCCTATGA
- a CDS encoding baeRF10 domain-containing protein encodes MDLDREIRRLARLARTEHPFFTVYLNTRWNSERERERVRIFVKSRLRECLGSEPAEAGAGVEADREKIEHYVKGLVAREWDEEYNGVAVFACSGLGVYRIVRSYIPFRDEVQCADRPFLKQAVENLWEGQRGILAHVGSEGGSLYEFHLGGVVRTWRFEDEEFPGRHEQGGWSQARYQRHVEDHLHRNLRRLADRMTAWVDERGGCRVVVAGPDEIVAAFEREVPRRIQERLAARLRVDPHAGSAEVVERSLAALARARDREAAGRLQRVLDRDGGRALGTVAVCTAVRDGRVHELFLLKGFRRPGWACASCGELGERVPLGCPRCERPVEAVDLGEEWVRRVLASDGQIAFLDGHEGLEAAGGVAAALRY; translated from the coding sequence ATGGACCTGGATCGGGAAATCCGTCGTCTCGCCCGTCTCGCACGCACGGAACATCCCTTCTTCACCGTGTACCTGAACACCCGCTGGAACTCCGAGAGGGAGCGCGAACGGGTGCGGATCTTCGTGAAGTCCAGGCTGCGCGAGTGCCTGGGGTCGGAGCCGGCCGAGGCCGGTGCCGGCGTGGAGGCGGACCGGGAGAAGATCGAGCACTACGTGAAGGGGCTGGTGGCCCGGGAGTGGGACGAGGAGTACAACGGCGTGGCCGTGTTCGCGTGCTCGGGGTTGGGGGTGTACCGGATCGTCCGCAGCTACATCCCGTTCCGGGACGAGGTGCAGTGCGCGGACCGGCCGTTCCTGAAACAGGCGGTGGAGAACCTGTGGGAGGGCCAGCGGGGGATCCTGGCCCACGTGGGATCGGAGGGGGGCAGCCTCTACGAGTTTCACCTGGGGGGGGTGGTGCGGACCTGGCGGTTCGAGGACGAGGAGTTCCCGGGCCGCCACGAGCAGGGCGGCTGGAGCCAAGCCCGGTATCAGCGGCACGTGGAGGACCACCTCCACCGGAACCTGCGGCGGCTCGCGGACCGCATGACCGCCTGGGTGGACGAGAGGGGCGGGTGCCGGGTGGTCGTGGCCGGACCGGACGAGATCGTGGCCGCGTTCGAGCGGGAGGTGCCCCGCCGGATCCAGGAGCGCCTCGCGGCGCGGCTACGGGTGGACCCCCACGCCGGTTCGGCCGAGGTCGTGGAACGAAGCCTGGCGGCGTTGGCCCGGGCCCGGGACCGAGAGGCCGCCGGCCGGCTCCAGAGGGTGCTGGACCGGGACGGCGGCCGGGCGCTGGGAACCGTCGCGGTGTGCACGGCCGTGCGGGACGGCCGGGTGCACGAGCTGTTCCTGCTCAAGGGGTTCCGGCGGCCCGGCTGGGCGTGTGCGAGCTGCGGCGAGCTGGGGGAGCGGGTGCCCCTGGGATGCCCCCGGTGCGAGCGACCGGTGGAGGCCGTGGATCTGGGGGAGGAGTGGGTGCGCAGGGTCCTGGCGAGCGACGGGCAGATCGCGTTCCTGGACGGCCACGAGGGGCTGGAGGCGGCCGGGGGGGTGGCGGCGGCCCTCCGGTACTGA
- a CDS encoding dodecin family protein → MAVARVTELVAASPVSFDDAIRKGFERAAKTLRNITGFHVTEWRASVKDEAIQEYRVTMRVTFLLEDTL, encoded by the coding sequence ATGGCAGTGGCTCGGGTTACCGAACTGGTGGCGGCATCGCCGGTGAGCTTCGACGACGCCATCCGCAAGGGGTTCGAACGGGCGGCCAAGACGCTGCGGAACATCACGGGGTTCCACGTCACCGAGTGGCGGGCCAGCGTGAAGGACGAGGCGATCCAGGAGTATCGGGTCACCATGCGGGTGACCTTCCTCCTGGAAGACACCCTATAG
- a CDS encoding IS4 family transposase translates to MARTPAGLPEGTRITDYITLGVIAKTFPLPKVHEVLQATGKASQRQRALPAHVVVYYVIALALYMSVSTREVLRCLLEGLQWLMGPRERVRVAGKSAISQARSRLGAEPIERLHNELVRPIAETATRGAWYRRWRLVSLDGSTLDVADTQENEQAFGRPKAARGRSAYPQIRFVSLVENGTHVLFGSRMGGYHTSEVALARHVVESLRPGMLCLADRCFFSWPLWTQACATGADLLWRVKASARLPCIRRLSDGSYLSKIYPNAYARQKDRGGVMVRVIEYTLDGVPGAEDVYRLVTTILDPEDAPAEELAALYQERWEIETALDELKTHLRGARIVLRSKTPELVRQEFFGFLMAHFAIRGLMHEAARKGDVDPDELSFVHTVRVVRRRLPAFVATPP, encoded by the coding sequence ATGGCTCGAACTCCAGCAGGGCTTCCCGAAGGCACGCGGATCACGGATTACATCACGCTGGGGGTCATCGCAAAAACGTTCCCCCTGCCCAAGGTGCACGAGGTGCTGCAAGCCACAGGCAAGGCGAGCCAGCGACAGCGCGCCTTACCTGCCCATGTCGTGGTCTACTATGTGATCGCACTGGCGTTGTACATGAGCGTGTCCACACGAGAGGTGCTCCGCTGTTTGCTCGAAGGTCTCCAGTGGCTCATGGGGCCCCGTGAACGCGTTCGCGTTGCCGGAAAATCGGCCATCTCCCAAGCGCGGTCCCGTCTGGGGGCGGAACCGATCGAACGGCTGCACAACGAACTCGTCCGGCCGATCGCCGAAACGGCCACCCGAGGGGCGTGGTACCGGCGCTGGCGGCTGGTCAGCCTGGACGGCAGCACCTTGGATGTGGCCGATACTCAGGAGAACGAACAAGCCTTCGGACGCCCCAAGGCCGCCCGGGGACGGAGCGCCTATCCGCAGATCCGGTTCGTCTCCTTGGTGGAGAACGGAACCCACGTGCTGTTCGGCTCCCGCATGGGTGGATACCACACGAGCGAGGTCGCGTTGGCTCGGCACGTGGTGGAGTCCTTGCGGCCCGGGATGCTGTGTCTGGCCGATCGGTGTTTCTTCTCCTGGCCCTTGTGGACCCAGGCCTGCGCAACCGGAGCCGATCTGCTGTGGCGAGTGAAGGCAAGCGCACGCCTGCCGTGCATCCGTCGTCTGTCCGATGGTTCCTATCTGAGCAAGATCTATCCCAACGCCTATGCTCGCCAAAAGGATCGGGGCGGTGTCATGGTCCGGGTGATCGAGTACACACTGGACGGAGTCCCAGGCGCAGAGGACGTGTACCGGTTGGTGACCACGATCCTCGACCCTGAAGATGCCCCGGCAGAGGAGTTGGCCGCCCTGTACCAGGAACGCTGGGAGATCGAGACTGCACTCGACGAGTTGAAAACGCACCTCCGAGGGGCTCGGATTGTGCTCCGGAGCAAGACCCCGGAGCTCGTCCGACAGGAGTTCTTTGGGTTCCTGATGGCGCATTTTGCGATACGAGGACTCATGCATGAAGCCGCCCGCAAGGGCGATGTGGATCCTGACGAACTTTCCTTCGTTCACACGGTGCGGGTGGTGCGTCGGAGACTGCCCGCTTTCGTCGCCACTCCCCCCTGA
- a CDS encoding PHP domain-containing protein — protein MVDLHTHSTASDGTWPPGRIVEEAVRVGLRAVGLTDHDSVDGNAELVDAGRALGVAVVPGVEISTRWNGVTFHLLGYGIDPRIPEVKAAFDRLARSREARAPRMIARLRDLGIPITLEEVRAEAGAALVGRPHVARVLVRKGVVRDVQQAFDRLLGRGRPAYVDKDRLDPAEACRTIRRAGGVAVLAHPGLIEEDAPGLLRPLLDHLVELGLEGIEAYYSRHTREQQERYRSLAARRDLLVTGGSDFHEPGSDGPALGTGYGSLHVPDACFEALARRLEDRRPELGPVLKPGL, from the coding sequence ATGGTGGATCTGCACACCCACAGCACCGCCTCGGACGGCACCTGGCCCCCCGGCCGCATCGTGGAGGAGGCCGTCCGGGTCGGCCTTCGGGCCGTGGGGCTCACGGACCACGACTCGGTGGACGGCAACGCCGAGCTGGTCGATGCCGGCCGAGCCCTGGGGGTCGCCGTGGTCCCCGGCGTGGAGATCTCCACCCGGTGGAACGGCGTCACCTTCCATCTCCTCGGCTACGGCATCGATCCCCGCATCCCAGAGGTGAAGGCCGCCTTCGACCGGCTGGCCCGCAGCCGCGAGGCACGGGCGCCGAGAATGATCGCCCGGCTCCGGGACCTGGGGATCCCGATCACGCTGGAGGAGGTTCGCGCCGAGGCCGGCGCCGCCCTGGTGGGGCGGCCCCACGTGGCCCGGGTGTTGGTCCGCAAAGGGGTGGTGAGGGACGTGCAGCAGGCATTCGACCGCCTGCTGGGCCGGGGCAGGCCGGCCTACGTGGACAAGGACCGCCTCGACCCGGCCGAGGCGTGCCGGACGATCCGGCGGGCCGGGGGCGTGGCGGTCCTCGCCCACCCCGGGCTGATCGAGGAGGACGCCCCGGGCCTTCTTCGCCCCCTCCTGGATCACCTGGTGGAGCTCGGCCTGGAAGGGATCGAGGCCTACTACAGCCGGCACACCCGGGAGCAGCAGGAACGATACCGCTCCCTCGCCGCCCGACGGGACCTGCTGGTCACCGGCGGAAGCGACTTCCACGAGCCCGGCTCCGACGGCCCGGCCCTGGGCACGGGCTACGGCTCCCTACACGTGCCGGATGCCTGTTTCGAGGCCCTGGCGCGCCGGCTCGAAGACCGCCGGCCGGAGCTCGGCCCGGTCCTCAAACCCGGGCTATAG
- a CDS encoding HU family DNA-binding protein codes for MNKSDLIKALSDRGDMPLKEARAAVEAFFTAMEEAILREDRIEIRGFGSFCVKKYGAYVGRNPKTGERIQVPPKRLPYFKVGKELKERIDS; via the coding sequence ATGAACAAATCCGACCTGATCAAGGCACTGTCCGACCGGGGCGACATGCCCCTGAAGGAGGCCCGGGCGGCCGTGGAGGCCTTCTTCACGGCCATGGAGGAGGCGATCCTCCGGGAGGACCGGATCGAGATCCGGGGGTTCGGCAGCTTCTGCGTGAAGAAGTACGGGGCGTACGTGGGGCGCAACCCCAAGACGGGGGAACGGATCCAGGTGCCGCCGAAGCGGCTTCCCTACTTCAAGGTCGGCAAGGAGCTCAAGGAGAGGATCGATTCGTGA
- a CDS encoding HypC/HybG/HupF family hydrogenase formation chaperone produces the protein MCVAVPGEIVRLAGDGTAEVDFGGVRRVVSTALLPEVELGDFVIVHAGFALHRVDPDEARQTRELFRQVLDESPS, from the coding sequence ATGTGCGTAGCGGTGCCGGGTGAGATCGTGCGATTGGCGGGTGACGGAACCGCCGAGGTGGACTTCGGCGGGGTCCGTAGGGTCGTCTCCACGGCCCTGCTGCCCGAGGTGGAGCTCGGCGATTTCGTGATCGTCCACGCCGGCTTCGCCCTGCACCGGGTCGACCCGGACGAGGCCCGGCAGACCCGGGAGTTGTTTCGGCAGGTACTGGATGAATCTCCTTCGTGA